The window CAGAACGTGGGTCCTCCAGGGTCTCCGAGGGCGTAGACTGAGCAGAGCAGGCCTGGTAAGGGTAGCCCGAGTCCTCTTGACAAGTATCCAGCTGCTCCTGCGTTGATTACACACAGGGTGAGGAAGGGGTTGGGCGTTCGCAGGCCCATGAGGGAACTACTGACAAATCTAATCCACTCGAAGGCAAATCCAATCGCTGAAACATGGAGGGGAAGGTTATGTGAGGGGAGAAGCCAGGGAtaacccctctccctccccatcacTTGCAGAAAGTGGGCGCAATAGAGGGACGGCTGCAGAATATTTTAAAGCCTTTTTCTGATCTTtatgccacctgccccagcttccTGTCTAGGAAGCAAGGGGGCACTTCCCCTTTAAAAGGAGAGTGGATGCAAGGCGGTCCTTATGAGTTCTGGTGCCCCACTCCATGGGgcggggctgtgacctgggggcaggagctgcaggaggacaggggcctcatgggggagcaggcagatcgagtggcacagctggctggagctgcggACTGGCAGGCAGAAGGGGGAGTCTGTCAGAACTGCAGGCTGGCAGGTGGAATCggtggggtggagaggagggAGATCGAGTTCAGGGGGGTGCAACTAGGGCTGGAAGATTGGAGCTGACAGAGCCGGGAGGCAGAGCACAGGGTGGAAGACGAGGGACCAGGACTGCTGGGGCACCAATGATGCCCTGAATTTAGCGGTGCCCTGCAGAGGCTTACACCTGAGGGTGGCCTTGCATGGATGACAGAGCCCAGCCCAGGTCAGCCGTGATGAAAGGGTGTTGCCAGCAGCGAGCTGTTCTTGTCCTTTGCATGCAGGAGGCTGATGGCTCTCAGCTCCTATCACAGCAGCCAAGAAATGAATGGCTCCTGGGGGACGCTCCCCAGAACCTGCTGACTTGGCCTCGATTGAAGCACTCCCTGCACAAGAttctgggggtgtttggggaaaCAAAAGGGGGCTGGGCAAGGACTAAGCCCCTCCCATGCCCAGGGTGCCAATGGGTTAGTGCATACCAGCTCCATTGCCTCCTTTCCCATGGCACGTGGCTCCTCAGGGACCTCCAACCCGAGGGGAGGAAACACGGCTAAGGCAGACAGGGCCTGGGAGCTGTCGAGATTTCAGAGGGGACAAGGGTGGTTACACCATTCCGGAGGGCTGGGGGGTTGCCAGCGCATCGAGCAACAAGGCAGCAGCAAAGATGCTGGCAAATGAAAGCCGAAAGTCTGAATGGGCCATAGGAACGCCCTCCGGAACGATTAACTCGGGCTGCCACCATGGAACCAGGGCTGTGACAGTGCAGAGGATTTTGGGAATTACATGCGTCAGTTGCACATGATGGGGAAGGCCAGTGGAAGGGATTaaaatcgtagaatcatagaacactaaaactgggaAGGACCTCtagggtcatcgagtccagccccctgccctcccaggagggccaagcaccatctatccctgatagatgtctctctaacttgctcttaaatacctccagtggtggagattccacaaccgccccaggcaatttattccaccttccactactgtggcagcaactttttcctaatgtccaacctaaacctcccctgctgcagtttaagcccattgctccttgtcctatcctcagaggccaagaggaacaatttttctctcccctccttttaacacccttttacatacttcaaaactgctaccatgtcccctctcagcctcctcttttctaagctaacaagcccaggtcttccagtcttccctcagagctcatgttctccagaccctttatcattcttgttgctcttcacgagacctgctccaatttctccacatccctctttaaatgcagtgcccagaactggacacaatactccaactgaggcctgatcagcacacactagagcagaagaatgacttctcatgtcttgctctccacactcctgttaacacatcccagaatcacgtttcggtttttttgcaacagcgtcacactcttgactcatatttagcttgtggtccactatgacccctaagtccctttctgtaGCACTCCTTCCCAGACGAGTGCTTGCTATTCTAggacatgtgcatgtgtgtgaagcAGCACTACCCCCACCCTTATCTGAAAACCCCAGTGCATGTGCTCCAAGGAGAAGAGATGGGTGAGTTCCTACCAGCTCAGCTTCTTCTGTTCTGATGGGATGAGGTTCCTCTGTAGTTCCAGGTGGAGCCGACAGCTCAGCAGCCAAAGTCGAGCCGGCCTGGCTGGAGTGGTCTGTGGTTTTGTGACTAGCTTCCAACAGGACCTGTGGGTGGAGCTTTCAAACAACCAGAGGAAGAGTTAGATGGACCCCAGAAGGACGGAGCTGTGGGGAAACAAGAAGCAGGAGCACACCTGAAGCGCCAGTACTGCAGTCAGATTTGGCAGCTTCTGGGGAGAATCTGCAGGGATAAAATTTCCCCGAGGCCTCCCAGCAACTGGGAGCATTACAGAGACTACTGTAATAATAATCCCTTGTGTGTAGCCAGGGCTCTTCATCCCTAGTGCTCATAGAGTTTGACAAAGGAGGACCATGTCGCAATTCCCATTTTacgggtggggaaactgaggcacagggtgggggACAGCGACTTGCCCATCTTCACCTGGCAGGCCGgcagcagagctggcaacagtgTGTTCCAGATAACTGCTAGACTACACCGCCTCCTGTTCTACACTGCAGAACGCAGGAAACATGCTTGTGACCCAAGTAACCTCGTAGCCACTCTCTATATTAGAAGAGGGGCCAGATTGCTATCTTAGTTGTCTTGCACCAGCAAGGTAAGAGTACTGCAGCTGCTCCGGGACAGACACCCATATCCCATCCCCATCATCCTTCTTGGCTGCACTGAGCTGTCCGGTGGCCGACCTCAGCAGAGTCCGTAGGACTGAACCTGCCCATGCTGATGCTATTCACAAACTTTTGTGCCAGTTGCCTTCGGAACATctttgaagcgccgctgctgccggTGCCAAAGATGATGGGGAGTGTTAGGGAATTACTGGAATTGCACACTAGGGCCAGGTTGGGAATATGGAAGGGACAGAAGGATAGAAGGCAGGGCTCCCGCTaatttttccagccatgggcagaataaattgtattaTGTGCACTAACACATGCGTACCACCAAgcgaaacacacactgctggccgTAGACATTCTGcgaatcaactgggcagcacctggatctctcctgggcggctgcccaagcactcagcttacagggaacactggtggccaGAGACTTTAAATCCCATCTCGCCCGCAACGCACCAACACATCTGGCCTCAGGGAAGAGCtcaaaaagggggagggggaggcagattAGCTCCTACCAGCTTGATTTCTTCCTTTGGGACACAATGATCCTTCGAGGTCTCAGCCAGGACCGAGTCTGCCTCCGGAGTGCAGCAGTCCTGGCTGTGGTTCTCCGTAGCCTCCTGCTGGATCTGCGGAGCTTTCCGACACAAGGGGGGTGTCCCACGGCACGATGGAAGCTGTGGGTGCAAGTGTGAACTGGCTCTGGAAACGCTGACAGAGTCAGGCCCAGAAGCCCTGTGACTCTAGAGGAGAGTCGGCAACTGGAGAAACTTTGGAATACAATCCATCCCCTTCCCATTTCGCTCTGCGCTGGGGCACACTGCAGAGACAAATGCCCAACACTCATTGCATGCAATTTCCAGCTTGCTGCTGCACTGCGCACTCCAGGTCCCCCAGGAAAGCAGCCTACTGATGCACAGTTGTCAAGCAGCCTGCATGAAGCGAGTTTGGTGGGTCTCAGCCTAAACTCCCCTGCCCAGACAGTGCCCATGCAGCAAAGAGCTGGCAGCCGAAGTAGCATACTTTACAGCATCCAGTGATTAAAGAGGAAGATGCTCCCCACAATCCTTCACACTGCCCCACCTTTGCTGCACTCTTACAGACGTCACTAAGGATTCTGGGGTGCTGATGGGCTGCAAAGGGGAACCCTGCAAAAGTCAAGGTGGGAGAATGAAAGGAATCCAAAATCCCACCTACCCTActtagactgtaaattctttTGCACAGCAACTGTCTCCTTGTTGCAGGTTTGTACACAGGGCTGGCGACAGACTTTGCCAAGCCCCGGGGAAGGTGCaggggggcagagcctcaggcagaaggcagccctcagcactgctcagactgtgcttcctggggctctggcggcGATTTAAAGGGGCTCTGAACACTGCAGCGGCCATGATAGCAGCCAAGATCCCCAAGCCCTTTTAAATACCTGGGCTGCTAGGGCAGAACAATCACCAGCCTGGGTCTAAGGACGGGGGAATGAATCTCTCCCCAGCAGGTTCATCTCAGGGTCTCCAAGACCTGAACTCTGTCTTGgctgtgtgtgtacagcacctagcatgagGGGCTGGGGCCTTTAGGGGCTCTTGCAGTGCCCTTGGGCACCAGCGCATCTGCTGCAGGCAGAACGAGAAGAACCAGGCTAGCCCTTACCAGCCCAGTGCCTTCCATTCTCACAGGACAAAGTGGCTCTGTGGTTTTGAACAAAGTTGGTGGGGCAGTATCCAGTGCAGAGCCGGCCTGGCTGGGAGGGTCTGGGGCTTTTTGGCTGGCTTCCGGCTGGATCTGCAGAGGTTTCagatggaggagggagggaggttagACAATCATAGACTCAtggaacactagagctggaagggacctcaggaggtcatccagtccagtcccctgccctcatggcagggccaagcaccatctatctgAAGAAGACAGCAAGCGAGCATTGCCTCTGCATAGGCTATGGCTGCTCCCAGAGCTCATTGGGTTTGGTGGATAATGACAGGATGTTGGGCATAGGCCACCACTCAGGAGCCTTTCAGCAGCCCATGAAACCCCAGGGATTTTTCCAACCCTCGCTCAGGCAGAACAATCACCAGCCTGGGTCTGAGAAAGCGGAAATGAATCTCTCCTCAGCAGGTTCATCTCAAGGTCTCCAAGACCTGAGCTCTCAGCaagcagaggagaggggaaaCCCTGTCAAAGACTTCTCTGCCAGAATTAAGAGAGGGGCAGacggcagctgcctcctgcaaaatgGCCCTGAGACGACTGCGCCTGCTTGGCTTTGCCGAACGTGCAGGCCATCCCAGCAAGGCATGCCGGGGAAGAGAAGTTCCAATAAAGGTGATGACCTTGCTCTAAGAGAACGAGCAGGCAGCAAAAAATCCTGAGGGCCAGGGGCTCTGCTTGTTATCATGAAGCTCTCTGGAGCAGGGAGTAGCTTTCCTTCTGGGTGTTGTACAGCCTCTAGCACCATGAGGTTCTAGCTTGAAACCAGAGCTCCGGGGCGCTACAGTAACACACATTCCTCAATAATTCAGGACAATATCCGCCTCTCTCCTGGTCACCTTCATCAGCCAAGCCTCACGCAAAGGCCCCATGATGGAGGGACTCCGGACTTTCCTAGAGATCCCTCCGTTGCCCAGGAAACCCCGCCCAGAATCCCCCATGACCTGGGGCGGGTTGGGATCTCTCCCTGGAGCTGCAGAGTCTTTCTTggatttcccaggcttcttgtgtgCCGCTGATTTCTCCGCTTTAGAAGAATCACTTCTCTTTCTACTAGACTGAAGGGAGGAAAAAACAGCGGCTGGAGTCTCTCTCTCTTCCGTCCTGCTAAGACCTCCATATTACTGCAGGGTCTTAGCCCCCTGAATTCATTACTATGTTTGTCCTTGCCACACTCCAGTTGCACAGGTAGgcaactgaagcacagagactaAGGGATGTGCCTAAGGTCACAGAGGAACGCTGTGGAAGAGCAGGAATGGATTCCAGCTCTCCCAAGTCCTAGGCTCATGCTCGAAGCATTGGATCAGCCTTCCTCTCCTTGGCTATCAGCCTGCAGGCTTCCCTCGCTGTGGTTGGGGCTATGGGCAACACCCATCCCTCCCTGTCCCACAGAGGGTCCTTGGCTGAATGGCAGCAGGTGAGACTTCTCAAAACTGCCTCAGTTCCTATTTGATTGTCAAAGGAGCCAGACAGCCCGCCCACTGCAGGCAGCTTTGGAAACACCAGCCCATCTTTCCAGGCGGTAGCTCTCCAGCCCCGGCTGACTTTGCAGGGCTTGTCCACCTCCACAGCCACTAAGGGCCAAGTTCTCCTCTGGGTACACTCAGGCAGTCCCACTGTCGTgcaggtgtgtggtgggggagttgGTCCCATATCTGCATGGAGTTGCCAGCCCTGCGTCTACTCAGTGCCTATCGCCAGGTCATCACTCTCCCTCCACGAGCGGGTTGGTCCCAGGACcaactcctccccaccagcccttctgCACCTTGCCTGGGCGGGGTGCAAAGCGCGAGGGGCTGGAATccaggccccagccccgccccggctGGTAGGAGGCCGCCGACAGAGCCGTCAGCCACCGCTCTCCTCTTACCACTGAGTGGCTctctggggagtgggatgacctGGGCTTGACGTTTTCTGCAAAGAAACCAATGGGGCAGAATGAGGCGAATGAAACCCGGGGGCACTGAGGCTGGACCTAGGGGAGCAGGGTGATGTGCCTCCTTCTGAgcggggcaggggctctggcttaTCACTGAGAcacgcccctccacccccaggcagcGGGGAGAAAAATTCAGTGGGTCCTGAGCCGCTCTTCAGCCTGGGCAGACTTGGGCTATtgacttcctcccacccccatgtccTTCTCCTAACACAGCCAGCTGTGTCCCACAaaccctgcctgcagctctttCCAGGACCCCCTTGATAGATCCCAGAGGATCCAgcctctgtcccctcccaccccccagaccAGAGAGACCTTCAAGGCAGGCAGAACAGGGGGAAATTTTTCACGCCGTCAGAGATGCGGCCAAGACATGGGAATCTAGCTCAGGATGGGGGCCCTGCCACCCAGGGGCCCTTTCCCAGGACTGAGAAGCCAGTATGGCCCAGTGCCCTCGAAGGACTGACCTCTGGAGGAGCTATGCTGAAACTGGTGATAGCGAGGGGCAAATTTCCCCTGGTAGCTGCCTCGGAAAGGGCTGCGGTGatgcctccagctgtggccccgGTACTTGCTGGGGAAGTAGCCTCGCTCCCTGGGGAAGGAACAGGGTGCCCTGTGAGTAGCTTCTCTAGTGCTGGTCACACTTGAATCACAGCCCCAGAGCCGGGAGCGCCAAGGGACAGAGCCCAGGTCCCAGCCTgtctctggctggcctggcactcCAGTCTCACCTGCGCCCATTACTGGCAGTCTGTGTCCACCCATTTGCAGTGGTGGCCATCtgcctccagggctggctggctgcttttaCCTTCCCTGGGCTGGCCCTCCCATTTCCTCCTCCTACCCCTGCTGGCAACCCCACCTGTGTCCCTCCCTGTCTCCCACCTGCTGGGACTACTCTCTGTAGGGTAGTGCAGCCTGAAGCGTCACCGCTGGAAAGAGGCAGAAGTGGGAGAAGCCTTGAAGCAGCGGGTTAGACGGGAATATGTGGCGAGAGTGCAGAACGGGGGATGGAGAGCGCGACTGGATGTGATCTAGGGTACCTCTAGGTAGGGCCAGCCCTGGAATTTCACAGCCTCAGCTCCCCACAAGCAATGGTCCCCTGCCAgcatcccctgccaccccccaacacctgcctgtCCCAGGAATGGCCGCGTTCCTCCCTTGATTCTGACTCCGGGCAGTGGTGGTTAGATGGCCTGGCCTGAGAAAAGGGAGACGTGTCACAGAGGCTGGCAGGCAGTGGGGTGACTCTTACAGGTGCTTTGCAGAAGCTCAAGAAGGCAGAGCCAGGAGGCGGGAAGCACTCACTTGGCCTCCCAAAGCAaggagcagaacccaggcatATTGGCTCCCAGTCTGATGTGAACCCCAGGCAACACTCCCCTCCCCAGATCCGGGGATAGAACCCAGGCACCCTggcgcccagcccccagccttagaacAGAGACCATCCTACACCTCAGGAAGTGACCATTACGAAAAGGGATGACTCAGACCAGCAGCAGGGACCCACACCAGCCACAGCGCAGCTGAAGAGgtgcatgggtgtgggtgctgtggaaaagtttgctcagctctgcaaagaggtgtCAGGAATGGATGTGCCTTGGTCATGctctgggggccagggcagggggcagggcagagccctgaCAGAGGGACAGATCTGCAGGCTGGGACTTGCCAGGTTCTGGTCAGAgtccttccccacagcacagAGGGCCCCACGAGAGACTGTGTCTGGTGATAAAGAAATCAGCTCCACATGCAGAACAGGGCAGAGGACAGATCACATGGCACTGCTCGCTGAGTTTGCAGGATGGGGTCAGAACACCCTCTGGTTTGTCCAGCAGGGAAAGGCCCTGTTCTCATGGGATCGCCTCCAGGGCTGTAACCAGCACAATCAGCCCTGCAGAGATGACCCTAGTGTCCTGTGCCCCACCAACCCTAACCCCAGCCCAACGTCTTATGGTCTGTTCGGGCACAACAGTGCCCAGAGCACACAGCCTGAGCCTGGACTCCACTCACCGAGTACCAGCCATCTCTGAAGCCTTTCTCGTGTCTCCTGGGCAGGCTGTCCCACCTGCCTGGCTGCGGATGGTCCTCGGGCGGCCAGGAGCTGGCCTCATCCCCCCCGTAAAAGTCAGCGGGATAGGGTTCGCTCTCTCGGGAGAAGGGCTGAAAAGGTGAGGCGAGGGCAGGCCTGAGCGAGAAACAGGGGGACGCACAACCTGCCCTTGCATTGCCGGGACTGAGGTCCAATTCTCAGGGATTGGCAGATGGACCCGGGAGGGGCATCTACCAGCGCATCCCCTCTCCTTCAATGACCAGCACCAGTTGCTGCAAGCACCCCTACAGTAAACACTATGGAATAACAGACCCCAAGGGAACTTCCTGCCTGACCCCATCAGGTGGTAGCTCTTTGGTACCTGGAAGCCTGAGGGTTTGTAGCCTTGACATGGTATTTTTATCCTGAGGGTTACAACTGCAGTAGCTCCTGCTGCCCGTGTCCACGGCTCATCCCACTGGGAGTCCTACAGAGCTCAGCAAGACACCCTGGGGTAATGAGGAGCGCGGGTTCATTTAGTCACATAGACTAAACAGTGTTTCCTTTTCGGCACTCGCAGCTTCTTTCCAAGGTCATTGGCTCTCTTTGCTCTCATCCCAGGCAGGAAAATCAGCCTGCAACCCCCTCTCACCGCTCCCCCATTTGTTATTTTATGGCCCTGGCTCAGGAAGTCCCTCGCTGTTAAACGACAGAGGGAAGGCGGACAGCTGTGGGGCTCCCAAGGGCGGGGGAGCGCCCTCCCACACTCGGCCGCAGGTCACACAGTGAGTCAGCGGCCCAATCCGGAATAGAACCCAGGGCTCCTGAGGCCCCTACTCCAGACGAGAATGTGGAGCGAGCAGTATGAAACCAACGAGCTTGGAGCGGCAGCGCTGGTGAGGGGCTCAGGTCTGAGAGATGCCTCCAGCCCTTTCCCTTCCAGGCTGGGGCAATCCTCTTCCTCGGCCCTACAACCAGCAGTGTGGAGGCACTAGCTAACCCCCGCAAGCCTGACTGTCCCCATCCCTTGCTCTGGCTGAGCAAGAGCcacgccccctcctccccgcccaaCGCGCTGTAAAACACTGCCCTACTTCCAGACAGCACAGCCGTGTCCTGAGGCAGGGGCCAGTCAGGACACCAGTGAGGGGCAGTGCTGACCCTCAGTTCCTGCGTGGGCTCCCCATTCCCTGTGCTGCCCTGCCTTGTGCTTctgacctcctcccccagcccccagtacCCCCACACTATGGGTCTGAATCCCTCATTTCCCAACCCTCAGGAAGGCTCCGGTCATGGGTGCCCCACACAGAACCAGGACCAGGTCCATCAGCCAAGCAGAGAGCACTCTGGGCACTTATGGACCTACCAGGAAtactccctgccacccccaaccctctgcagcgATTTGACATTGCCCTGAGCATGGGAGCTCAGCCTGGACCCCACTTACTGAGTGCCAGCCACCCTGGAAGCCTTCCTCATGTCTGCTGCGTGGGTTATCCCACCAGCCTGGCTGCGGATGGTCCTGGGGTGCCCAGGGACTGACATCGTGCTCCTCGTAAGAGTAATCGGGATAGGGTTCGCTGTCTTGGGAGAAGGTCTGCAAGGACAAAACAGGTAGGGTGAGGTCATACTGCTCACAGACTCCACTCCTCCACGTGCCGGCCACAGAGCTGTAACCAAGCAGCAATTCCTTATGGGCGCCTCAAAATTGTCCCTGGGACATCTTCCTAACTCCCCATGTCCCTGGGCCCCGACTGGCCTCCAGCTCAGTTCGGACCACCTCCCGAGAACAGTGAGGAGTGGGACCTATGGGGATGCATCCACGACCTTGCTGCCTCTTAGCACGCGGACTGGAGTGGGGTGTAGTTCAATGGGTATATTTCCAACCTACCCCTGGGAAATTATTCTTGAATCAAAGGGAAGACTGGAGGCCCTTTTTTTTTGCAAGCTCCTTCCACCCCAAAGGCATCAGAACGAACACAAGACAGCAACAAACCCACTGGACAAGGTTCAGCTCCTGAGGCAGGCAGGCCAGAGTTGTTCTCTGAGCTTGGCTGAGACTTGGAGTCAATACATTGATGCTAGAGATGGAACTAGCTGGGTAGCTCCGAAAGGGGCACGACTGACCCCCAAATTCATCTCAACTGGCTGTTCACTCTGAAGCCTAATGTTGGGGTTTAAATCATTGATGCTGTCAGCAAATTTGCTGCCAGTTGTACTGGTGGAAACTACCCAGTTAGTCTTGAAACATGGGAAGTAATGGGGTGGAACATCACCATTTCTCTCTCCCAAATTCACTCGGAATAGACTGAGAAGAGAGAAAACGAGGCATCTCCTGTCATTGGTGATTTTACTGTTCTGCCCAAGCCTCCAAGTCTGCCTACTCCTGCACCATGTCCAGCGCTCACTGAACCATTTGGAGATTAACCCTTTGTCCGCCTAGAGAAAAAGACAATTCTGCAACAGCCCCGCCTCCACTCCCAGCACCAGACTGTGCCATCTTCTGCCCGGTCACCGAGGCCACTTACATGGTAGAAACCGTTTCGGTGCCCTCTTCTGGGGAACATCCTGTTACGCAAGGCGACCCCCCCCTCGCTCAAGCCCTGCGAGAAAAGGGGTGAGGAGGAGAATGCAAGTCCAGTTTATAAAAACCAGAATCCCATGGAATTCAAACACCAGCCCCGACAGAATGGCCACCTGCTCCCAAGCCGGAGAACAGCTCCGAGGCAGCAGCCACTGATGGGGTTCTACTATGCCAAAGCTACTGCGCAGAGCTCAGCCCGTCAGCCTCGCTTGTTTTTCATAGCTGACACTTTGCAGTGCGCGACACCGACTTCCTTTTCTATtgctgcaccaccccctcaccgGCAATTGCATACGCTGTGCTGAAAGCAAAGTCGTGCCCAGGCTCCCTCTACAGCCATGCCGCAGGGGCATGTTCTATGCACTTCAGCAGGACCCCAGACTTACCCGCTACACCAAAGTTAGCTGCTACTCATTTCCCAGAATTTCTTTCCCCCGACTATGCAAAACTTGGCTGGCAAATCGCATGGTCAATGGCTTGACGACACTTGGGTCTGTTAGGAAAAAGGCTCCAGAGAGGTAATAATCAGTCGGGCACATTTATTGCTAAAGGCCCATAATAGAGGagtagaggggggaaaaaagttcaATACAATACCAGTTTCCAGGAAGCAGTTTATGCAGCGTGGCCAAAGAGGCGGTGTGACTCCAAAAGTTCACCCCCAAAGGACCCTTTTTCTGTCCAACCCATTCCTAGTAACTAGACACATGCATCATCTGAGGCTAGATTTAACCAATCATCTTTCTACTCTGCTCTTCTGCTCTCATGGTGTACCTATTAACTCTGTCCCAGCTCAAGCATTCCAGGTACCAAGGGGCGCAGGCATCTCCTGGGGTTGTACAACAGCAGAGCACTCATACATCTTGTCCTTATCTTTGGCACATTCCAGGACTGGTCAGAGAGCGCAACTCCCTACCCGTTGCTATGGTAAACCGTCGACGTGTCCTGTTCCTGACAGTTTTACTATCTACTTGAGCCAAAGCTTACTTCAGCTATTGTCAGGTGAAAAGGATACTGTAGATAGACAGGCTGAAGCTCTCTAGTCCTgcgctctctggtctggcaatatctgaGGTCAGGCGTGATTTTATAGCCAGATAGCCACTTATCAGGGGTGAAGCCAAGTTTCCCActatcccacaaagtttgtttccaacccccagtcctgggtctcagtgtgctgtgctgttacttagctgtaatttacccctaaatgtctcctaagagcccagccagcagtggaagtgttggtaacgtgctaggcAATATCAATCGTTtgcagtttggcaaattctttggttcggcactagtcaggtcctgagggtgcaaaTTAGAGAGGCTCAGTCTGTATATGAAATCTGCCCCTAGCTAACCTTTCCCTAACTACACCTTAAGCTACTCCCCACAGCAGACCCACCGACTGGGAGTGTGTGCAGGGGGGAGGAAAGGGGCAATTCAAAAAGCCCCCAGGCCCCAAGTCACCGGCACTactgaagcagcagccagagccccaggccttttaaatggCCACATGGCACTTCTGGGCAGCAATGAAGGCTGGAGGAAGCACTGAGGTCTGGGCAGAACTGAGGGCTGGCGGTGTGGGGAGAGGGCATGGAACGCTCGCCCACACACCTTGCCCGGGGGCTGGTGTGGCTgttggcctggctgcccctcagcTATCCTcttcctgcacacagcccctagctatgCCCTGGAGGCACCCACAGCTACACCCACGCCTCCTGCCTGCATGTTAAGCTGGTTGAGAGTCTGAAAATATTGAGCCTCACTAAGGTATA is drawn from Carettochelys insculpta isolate YL-2023 chromosome 26, ASM3395843v1, whole genome shotgun sequence and contains these coding sequences:
- the LOC142001902 gene encoding uncharacterized protein LOC142001902 isoform X7: MRPAPGRPRTIRSQAGGTACPGDTRKASEMAGTRPGHLTTTARSQNQGRNAAIPGTGSEATSPASTGATAGGITAALSEAATRGNLPLAITSFSIAPPESSRKRSDSSKAEKSAAHKKPGKSKKDSAAPGRDPNPPQVMGDSGRGFLGNGGISRKVRSPSIMGPLREAWLMKIQPEASQKAPDPPSQAGSALDTAPPTLFKTTEPLCPVRMEGTGLLPSCRGTPPLCRKAPQIQQEATENHSQDCCTPEADSVLAETSKDHCVPKEEIKLLHPQVLLEASHKTTDHSSQAGSTLAAELSAPPGTTEEPHPIRTEEAELEQLDTCQEDSGYPYQACSAQSTPSETLEDPRSAAILARKEEIEQSYQQYSLAFAVVATLLLQKEPSMEAAMGSALRANLRQVGGHCLRQLEHFICSYDAGASHS
- the LOC142001902 gene encoding uncharacterized protein LOC142001902 isoform X4; this encodes MSVPGHPRTIRSQAGGITHAADMRKASRVAGTHPSPERANPIPLTFTGGMRPAPGRPRTIRSQAGGTACPGDTRKASEMAGTRPGHLTTTARSQNQGRNAAIPGTGSEATSPASTGATAGGITAALSEAATRGNLPLAITSFSIAPPESSRKRSDSSKAEKSAAHKKPGKSKKDSAAPGRDPNPPQVMGDSGRGFLGNGGISRKVRSPSIMGPLREAWLMKIQPEASQKAPDPPSQAGSALDTAPPTLFKTTEPLCPVRMEGTGLLPSCRGTPPLCRKAPQIQQEATENHSQDCCTPEADSVLAETSKDHCVPKEEIKLLHPQVLLEASHKTTDHSSQAGSTLAAELSAPPGTTEEPHPIRTEEAELEQLDTCQEDSGYPYQACSAQSTPSETLEDPRSAAILARKEEIEQSYQQYSLAFAVVATLLLQKEPSMEAAMGSALRANLRQVGGHCLRQLEHFICSYDAGASHS